A stretch of the Orcinus orca chromosome 1, mOrcOrc1.1, whole genome shotgun sequence genome encodes the following:
- the CD160 gene encoding LOW QUALITY PROTEIN: CD160 antigen (The sequence of the model RefSeq protein was modified relative to this genomic sequence to represent the inferred CDS: inserted 1 base in 1 codon; substituted 1 base at 1 genomic stop codon), producing the protein MVLDPSPGRGCFALAILLAIVENKLGQTVNYTVMGLKQXHPKFGHSKGALSSGFLQEKVWMMLVTSLVALQGMFRRAFSTPRNEGAIPLTSXLLSRRRVERKPRVGQGNAP; encoded by the exons ATGGTCTTGGATCCCT CACCTGGCAGAGGCTGCTTTGCCCTGGCCATTCTGCTGGCAATTGTGGAGAACAAGCTTG GCCAAACAG TGAACTACACAGTAATGGGATTGAAAC GACACCCCAAGTTTGGCCACAGTAAAGGTGCTCTCAGTTCAGGCTTCCTGCAAGAAAAGGTCTGGATGATGCTGGTCACCAGCCTAGTGGCCCTTCAAGGTATGTTCAGAAGAGCTTTTAGCACCCCAAGAAATGAGGGTGCTATACCTTTAACATCTTGATTACTCTCCAGGAGAAGGGTGGAAAGGAAGCCCAGAGTGGGACAGGGAAATGCTCCTTAG